From the genome of Thermogutta terrifontis, one region includes:
- a CDS encoding heme-binding protein, which produces MKTLMIGMLSVVIAIIALMLAGAVGRGAEFPEHPLSGDYRRAADELAKPLQNKEPKVQESLLSEAIDRAVACLPSESYISARLRDMKSRMAAGGDQSEVLTALKNIVEDLRFRPIAEADLPVGFPPCTPVGEVEVKRYPGYRAAVTRDNGTAFWRLFAHIKKNNVAMTAPVEMTLEENGQRPVLMAFFYERPDQGTPGEDGTVEVRDLPGGWFVSTGIRGPRSNQALQLAQQRVEEWLGHHRDKWQVAGPPRLLGYNSPFIPWDKYYWEYQLPVREKSSSDN; this is translated from the coding sequence ATGAAGACTCTCATGATCGGGATGTTATCCGTTGTCATTGCGATTATTGCATTGATGCTCGCCGGTGCAGTGGGGCGTGGTGCGGAGTTTCCTGAACATCCGCTGTCCGGCGACTACAGGCGAGCCGCTGATGAATTGGCGAAACCTCTGCAGAATAAAGAACCAAAAGTTCAAGAGTCGCTTCTCTCTGAAGCCATCGACCGCGCTGTTGCTTGTTTGCCGTCGGAATCGTATATCTCCGCGCGATTGCGGGACATGAAAAGCCGAATGGCCGCCGGCGGTGATCAGTCCGAAGTCCTTACTGCACTGAAAAACATTGTTGAGGACCTGCGATTCCGTCCAATAGCCGAGGCCGATTTGCCAGTTGGATTTCCACCCTGCACCCCTGTCGGTGAGGTGGAGGTCAAGCGATATCCCGGCTATCGGGCGGCGGTTACCCGCGACAACGGCACGGCATTCTGGCGACTTTTTGCTCACATCAAAAAGAATAATGTGGCCATGACGGCACCAGTTGAGATGACACTCGAAGAAAACGGCCAGCGGCCGGTCCTCATGGCTTTTTTTTACGAACGGCCAGATCAGGGCACTCCCGGTGAGGACGGTACCGTGGAGGTCCGCGATTTGCCAGGCGGTTGGTTCGTGAGTACCGGAATCAGAGGTCCCCGATCGAATCAGGCCCTCCAGCTTGCCCAGCAGCGCGTGGAAGAGTGGCTGGGGCATCACAGGGATAAATGGCAAGTCGCGGGACCACCACGGCTTTTGGGTTACAACAGCCCCTTCATACCATGGGATAAATATTACTGGGAATATCAGCTACCGGTGCGCGAAAAGTCTTCATCCGACAACTGA
- a CDS encoding fasciclin domain-containing protein yields the protein MRRFPVGVVAIAVLLGGFGLAQMNRADEAAKKDIVDVAVEAGSFKTLAKALQAAGLVETLKGKGPFTVFAPTDEAFAKLPEGTLEALLKDKAKLTAVLTYHVVAGEYPAEKVVASKSLKTVQGSPIKITVTDAGVKVNQAKVVKTDIRASNGIIHVIDAVILPPEKSESHASSCGNTN from the coding sequence ATGCGTCGGTTTCCGGTTGGTGTCGTCGCGATTGCCGTGCTGCTTGGAGGGTTCGGTCTGGCTCAGATGAATCGGGCTGATGAGGCAGCCAAAAAGGACATTGTGGATGTGGCGGTTGAGGCCGGGTCCTTTAAGACCCTCGCCAAGGCGCTCCAGGCTGCTGGTCTGGTGGAGACTTTGAAAGGCAAGGGGCCCTTTACCGTGTTTGCCCCGACGGATGAGGCGTTTGCCAAGTTGCCCGAGGGAACTCTGGAAGCGCTTCTGAAGGACAAGGCGAAGTTGACGGCGGTGCTGACCTACCATGTGGTGGCCGGTGAATATCCGGCGGAGAAGGTGGTGGCCAGCAAGAGCCTGAAGACGGTGCAGGGCTCGCCAATCAAGATCACCGTGACTGACGCCGGCGTGAAGGTCAACCAGGCCAAGGTTGTGAAGACCGACATTCGAGCGTCCAACGGCATCATCCATGTCATTGATGCCGTTATTCTGCCGCCGGAGAAGTCTGAGTCGCACGCTTCGAGCTGCGGAAATACGAACTGA
- a CDS encoding B12-binding domain-containing protein, which translates to MTALLTPKQLALAAGVSESTVKRWCDRGLLPVARTPGGHRRIQLHEALRVLKELNLPLRHPEALGLPAFSGQGQRVLEKAKDELLQALKNAQADRCRIILHELRCVGLSFAEIGDHVIAPAFEQIGQEWECGKLQIYQERVACCILSEVLAEMVSTLPEETMHQPLAIGATLSQDHYVLASQLVQLVLREKGWRARFLGPNLPAPTLRQAIADWHPRLFWLSISHIASQQEVIDACQNLFDYCRQSDCLFVIGGRSIDTSLRQQLRYSAYCPDLTHLAMLLDTLPPPVQTTEGVTGRSTERPSDAPSG; encoded by the coding sequence ATGACTGCTTTGTTGACCCCAAAACAACTCGCCCTCGCCGCCGGTGTCAGCGAGTCCACCGTGAAACGCTGGTGTGACCGCGGCCTGCTGCCCGTCGCCCGCACGCCCGGAGGACACCGCCGCATTCAGCTCCATGAAGCCCTGCGGGTTTTAAAGGAGCTGAATCTCCCTCTGCGCCACCCAGAGGCGCTTGGACTGCCTGCCTTTTCCGGCCAAGGGCAAAGGGTTCTCGAAAAGGCCAAGGACGAACTACTTCAGGCCTTAAAAAACGCCCAGGCCGACCGTTGCCGGATCATCCTTCACGAGCTTCGCTGTGTGGGCCTTTCTTTTGCCGAAATTGGCGACCATGTCATCGCCCCGGCCTTCGAGCAGATCGGCCAAGAATGGGAATGCGGAAAGCTGCAAATCTACCAGGAGCGGGTAGCGTGCTGTATTCTTTCGGAAGTGCTCGCCGAAATGGTGTCAACTCTTCCCGAGGAAACTATGCATCAGCCACTGGCGATTGGAGCCACTCTGAGTCAGGACCATTACGTCCTGGCCTCCCAACTGGTTCAGTTAGTCTTGAGGGAAAAGGGATGGCGCGCCAGATTCCTGGGGCCCAATCTCCCTGCCCCTACACTCCGCCAGGCCATCGCCGATTGGCATCCCAGGTTATTCTGGCTGAGTATTTCTCACATCGCATCGCAGCAGGAAGTTATCGACGCCTGCCAGAATTTGTTCGATTACTGTCGCCAATCTGATTGCCTTTTTGTGATTGGCGGCCGATCGATCGACACGTCTCTGCGCCAACAGCTCCGGTATTCGGCGTATTGTCCCGACCTGACCCACCTGGCCATGCTTTTGGATACGCTCCCACCACCCGTGCAGACCACCGAAGGGGTCACTGGCAGATCAACAGAGCGGCCGTCCGACGCGCCTTCCGGCTAA
- a CDS encoding sigma-54-dependent transcriptional regulator, translating into MRILIVDDEKIKRVTLADDLAAQGYEVDTAADGEEALEKLRQRHFDVIVADVKMPRVDGLELLRYVKQGEQAPATDVIMMTAYGSIQLAVESMKLGAYDFITKPFRNEDLFPVLARLERERGRRRESRPAEAPETEDIDQLVVGQSAVMTRVKKMIEICTRTDANVLLCGETGVGKDLIAQVIHRKSHRRDRPFVKVGCTLFPAHLIESELYGHEKGAFTGADQRKPGRFEIAQGGTLYLDDVDDIPLDQQAKLLRVIEEKVFERVGGTTPIHADVRIIASTKQNLLERVSQGTFRQDLYYRLDVLRINIPPLRERREDIPLLVEHLLKKIAGDKPFTVGPGAMEILQEHDWPGNVRELYHTLERVFLIGNGEITAELLRSEIAQFPAKIGKSGSERGGIANFQEAINQAERELLERALREAGGNKTAAAAALGMKPSTFRDKLAKHGLG; encoded by the coding sequence ATGCGGATCCTGATTGTGGACGACGAGAAGATCAAGCGGGTGACGCTGGCGGATGATCTCGCTGCGCAGGGCTACGAAGTTGACACGGCAGCGGACGGCGAAGAGGCTCTGGAAAAATTGCGGCAACGGCATTTCGACGTCATCGTTGCCGACGTCAAAATGCCCCGAGTGGACGGCTTGGAGCTGCTTCGCTACGTCAAACAAGGGGAGCAGGCACCGGCTACGGACGTGATCATGATGACGGCCTACGGCAGCATCCAGTTGGCTGTGGAGTCAATGAAACTCGGGGCCTACGACTTCATCACCAAACCATTCCGCAATGAGGATTTGTTCCCTGTTCTGGCGCGGCTGGAGCGCGAGCGCGGTCGGCGAAGGGAATCTCGGCCCGCCGAAGCCCCCGAAACCGAGGACATCGATCAGCTTGTGGTGGGCCAGTCGGCGGTGATGACGCGGGTCAAGAAGATGATCGAAATCTGTACCCGCACTGACGCCAACGTTCTTTTGTGTGGCGAAACCGGTGTGGGCAAGGATTTGATCGCGCAGGTGATTCACCGGAAATCTCATCGCCGCGACCGCCCCTTCGTGAAAGTGGGATGCACGCTTTTCCCCGCACATCTCATCGAAAGCGAGTTGTATGGACACGAGAAGGGTGCGTTCACCGGAGCGGACCAGCGAAAGCCCGGCCGATTCGAAATCGCCCAGGGAGGCACGCTCTACCTGGATGATGTGGACGATATCCCGCTCGATCAACAGGCCAAGCTGCTCCGGGTGATCGAGGAGAAGGTTTTCGAACGGGTAGGAGGCACCACCCCCATTCACGCGGATGTCCGGATCATTGCCTCCACCAAGCAAAACCTGCTCGAGAGAGTCAGCCAGGGCACGTTTCGGCAGGACCTGTACTACCGTTTGGACGTGCTCCGCATCAACATTCCGCCACTTCGGGAAAGACGGGAGGATATTCCCCTGCTTGTCGAGCATCTCCTCAAAAAGATTGCGGGGGACAAGCCATTCACTGTGGGCCCCGGCGCGATGGAGATCCTCCAAGAGCACGACTGGCCCGGCAATGTCCGGGAGCTTTACCACACATTGGAAAGAGTCTTTCTCATTGGCAACGGTGAAATCACGGCGGAACTCCTCCGTTCTGAAATCGCTCAGTTTCCCGCCAAGATTGGCAAGAGCGGTTCGGAACGCGGCGGAATCGCCAATTTTCAAGAGGCCATCAATCAGGCGGAACGCGAACTGTTGGAGAGAGCCCTGCGAGAAGCAGGCGGCAACAAGACAGCGGCCGCGGCGGCCCTGGGAATGAAACCGTCCACTTTTCGCGATAAGCTGGCCAAACACGGCCTGGGGTGA
- a CDS encoding two-component system sensor histidine kinase NtrB, with product MKLPPSGAIWLIRIRWIAAATVFVATTLGYFALGVLQTPYPLYAVGVGMLLYNAVLAFIVREESPLRGFRPEDSFFIQIVLDLAALTLVLYFSDFCHNPFVIYYIFHMIIAGMYLRGARPYIVAGATALVIGAIIFFESLNLIPRFPLRFGGQELPPLHNLEALALFCAVATSLGMATYFTTSIRRYVDRAHAELRQKEKMLGIGQLVAGIAHQIANPLDGVQNCLRRISEAVKNDPRLTEYVNMMAEALERIERTAKRVQAFAQPRGLVLEKTDVNAAVEGTLAMLGTRIGQNIRVEKDLRPVPPVLGDKYTIQEVVFNLCTNALAAMPNGGTLTLRTRALGTQDDDQMNSVAIEVIDTGVGIPRANLEKIFEPFFTTRADSGGTGLGLGLCRMLISEMGGRIEVRSTLGQGTTFTVILNAYRDRDKKPT from the coding sequence ATGAAACTTCCCCCGAGTGGCGCAATTTGGCTGATTCGCATCCGCTGGATCGCGGCGGCCACGGTTTTCGTCGCGACGACGCTCGGATATTTCGCACTCGGGGTGCTGCAGACGCCCTACCCTCTGTACGCGGTGGGGGTGGGAATGCTTCTTTACAATGCAGTTCTCGCGTTTATTGTGCGAGAGGAGAGTCCTCTTCGGGGCTTTCGGCCCGAGGATAGCTTTTTTATCCAAATCGTGCTCGACCTCGCGGCCCTGACGCTGGTTCTCTATTTTTCCGATTTTTGCCATAATCCATTCGTGATCTACTACATCTTTCATATGATCATTGCAGGGATGTACCTGCGTGGGGCACGGCCCTACATCGTGGCGGGGGCAACGGCTTTGGTGATCGGCGCCATTATCTTTTTCGAGAGTTTGAACTTGATTCCCCGCTTTCCGCTCAGGTTCGGCGGTCAGGAATTGCCTCCACTTCACAACCTGGAAGCGCTGGCCCTATTTTGTGCCGTGGCGACCAGTCTCGGTATGGCAACCTATTTTACGACTTCCATTCGGCGTTACGTGGACCGTGCCCACGCCGAGCTTCGCCAGAAGGAAAAAATGCTGGGAATCGGCCAACTTGTGGCGGGGATTGCGCACCAGATTGCCAATCCACTGGATGGAGTGCAGAACTGCCTGCGCAGAATCAGTGAGGCCGTCAAGAACGACCCCCGATTGACAGAATACGTCAACATGATGGCGGAAGCCTTGGAACGGATCGAGCGGACGGCGAAACGCGTTCAGGCGTTTGCGCAGCCTCGCGGCCTGGTTTTGGAAAAGACGGACGTCAACGCGGCCGTCGAAGGCACCCTCGCCATGCTGGGTACGCGGATTGGGCAGAATATACGGGTGGAAAAGGATCTTCGGCCAGTGCCGCCGGTGCTGGGAGACAAGTACACGATCCAGGAGGTGGTGTTCAATCTCTGTACCAACGCTTTGGCTGCTATGCCCAATGGCGGAACACTGACCCTCCGCACCCGGGCGCTGGGCACGCAGGACGACGATCAAATGAATTCGGTGGCCATCGAGGTAATTGACACGGGGGTGGGTATCCCGCGGGCCAATCTCGAAAAAATTTTTGAACCGTTTTTTACCACTCGCGCGGACTCCGGGGGTACGGGCCTGGGCCTGGGATTGTGCCGGATGCTGATCTCGGAAATGGGCGGAAGGATTGAGGTCCGGAGTACCCTGGGGCAGGGAACGACTTTTACGGTCATATTGAATGCCTACCGTGACAGGGATAAGAAGCCCACGTGA
- the hisN gene encoding histidinol-phosphatase encodes MATASDIQRRLQFAIEAARAAGEITLRYFRNRNLLVERKADDSPVTRADREAESYLREQIHQAFPEDAVIGEEWGDTGGKSGFRWIIDPIDGTKSFIHGVPLYATLIGVEYQGRAVLGVDRIPATGECVYAARGSGAWYQQGDNPPEPARVSTCRSLREAAWVTSEVANFTKIGRREAYHRLEEATRLSRTWGDGYGYLLVATGRVDFMVDPLMEIWDAAAIQPIIEEAGGRFTDWAGQPTFASGNGVGSNGWLHEEILRILRTT; translated from the coding sequence ATGGCTACAGCCTCTGACATCCAGCGTCGTCTGCAGTTTGCGATAGAAGCCGCCCGTGCCGCGGGCGAGATCACCCTTCGCTACTTCCGCAACCGAAATTTACTGGTCGAGAGAAAGGCCGACGACTCGCCCGTCACAAGAGCGGACCGCGAGGCAGAATCCTATCTTCGGGAACAAATCCATCAGGCATTTCCCGAAGATGCGGTCATCGGTGAAGAGTGGGGCGACACCGGCGGTAAGAGCGGATTCCGCTGGATCATCGACCCCATTGACGGCACGAAATCGTTCATCCATGGCGTTCCGCTGTACGCCACGCTGATCGGAGTGGAGTACCAGGGACGAGCGGTCCTTGGTGTAGACAGGATCCCCGCCACCGGGGAGTGTGTGTATGCTGCGCGCGGATCGGGCGCCTGGTATCAGCAGGGGGACAATCCGCCCGAGCCCGCCCGAGTTTCGACATGTCGCTCGCTGAGGGAAGCAGCCTGGGTTACGAGTGAGGTGGCCAATTTCACCAAAATCGGCCGACGCGAGGCTTATCATCGTCTTGAAGAGGCAACCCGCCTTTCCCGGACCTGGGGGGACGGTTACGGGTATCTGCTCGTGGCCACCGGACGAGTCGATTTCATGGTCGACCCTCTCATGGAAATCTGGGACGCAGCCGCGATTCAACCCATCATCGAGGAAGCTGGCGGCAGGTTCACGGACTGGGCCGGACAGCCCACGTTCGCGTCAGGCAATGGCGTGGGCAGCAACGGCTGGCTTCACGAGGAAATCCTCAGAATCTTGCGAACTACCTGA